The Achromobacter deleyi genome has a window encoding:
- a CDS encoding NAD(P)-dependent oxidoreductase yields the protein MMLKLGFVGLGMMGLPMLENLAGAEGISIRAHDRDPRRLDRLKTHPAWGLTLHAADTLADLADCAVIITMLPNSAITNAVIEGGADGPGLAALLARGATLIDMGSSNPADTLRLAPLLHEAGITLIDAPVSGAVAKAANGTLAIMAGGAAADLERVRPILSCMGAALIHTGAVGSAHAMKALNNYVYAAGLLAASEAMLIAQGMGLDLGVFTQVLNASSGRNVATETKLAQFIVPRTFNGGFALSLMAKDLRTADSLQQLVGVAAPQLSLCTDLWQRALQALPASADNTEIYRYLEAQRDAP from the coding sequence ATGATGTTGAAGCTGGGATTCGTCGGCCTGGGAATGATGGGCCTGCCGATGCTTGAAAACCTGGCCGGCGCGGAAGGGATCAGTATCCGGGCCCATGACCGCGACCCGCGGCGGCTGGATCGCCTGAAGACGCATCCCGCCTGGGGCCTCACGCTGCACGCGGCGGACACACTGGCCGATCTGGCCGATTGCGCGGTGATCATCACGATGCTGCCCAACAGCGCCATCACCAACGCCGTGATCGAGGGGGGCGCCGACGGCCCCGGCCTGGCGGCGCTGCTCGCGCGCGGCGCGACGCTGATCGACATGGGCTCGTCCAACCCGGCCGATACGCTGCGCCTGGCGCCGTTGCTGCACGAGGCGGGCATCACCCTGATCGATGCGCCGGTTTCGGGCGCCGTGGCCAAGGCCGCCAACGGCACGCTGGCCATCATGGCCGGCGGCGCCGCGGCCGACCTGGAGCGCGTGCGGCCGATCCTGTCGTGCATGGGCGCGGCGCTGATCCATACGGGCGCGGTGGGCTCGGCGCATGCCATGAAGGCGCTGAACAACTACGTCTACGCCGCCGGGCTGCTTGCCGCCAGCGAGGCGATGCTGATCGCGCAAGGCATGGGCCTGGACCTTGGCGTCTTCACGCAGGTACTCAACGCGTCGAGCGGCCGCAATGTCGCCACCGAAACCAAACTGGCCCAGTTCATCGTGCCGCGCACCTTCAACGGCGGCTTCGCGCTGTCGCTGATGGCCAAGGACCTGCGCACCGCGGACAGCCTGCAGCAACTGGTCGGCGTGGCCGCCCCGCAGCTGTCCTTGTGCACCGACCTGTGGCAGCGCGCACTGCAGGCGCTGCCCGCCTCCGCGGACAACACCGAAATCTACCGCTACCTGGAAGCGCAGCGCGACGCCCCCTGA
- a CDS encoding Bug family tripartite tricarboxylate transporter substrate binding protein, with amino-acid sequence MNRTATSIALALGLGMTAAAPTLAAPYPEHPIRMVVPFPPGSITDVVARSLGKHMAIDLGQPVVVENKPGANGIIGTHDVARSKPDGYTLVVVGVSTAASGVSLFKDLPYNPAKDLAPIGAVAETPYLLVGSPKVPGANVGELFAYGRQHPGKLTYAYGSGSAQVFGAKLAAMGDINVTAVPYRGGPQALTDVIGGTVDLTFTDLANGLQQARAGKVKTYGVSTPERFALAPDIPTLNESGAPGFNLTVWFGLMGPANLPQPVVDRLAKSLDLALADRELQETYARQGLSVKTQSPAEFGAFIGAEIDKWAAIVKETGIPPQ; translated from the coding sequence ATGAACAGAACCGCCACGTCCATTGCCCTGGCGCTAGGCCTGGGGATGACGGCCGCCGCACCGACTCTCGCGGCGCCCTATCCCGAGCACCCGATCCGGATGGTCGTGCCCTTCCCGCCCGGCAGCATCACCGACGTGGTGGCGCGCAGCCTGGGCAAGCATATGGCCATTGACCTGGGCCAGCCCGTGGTCGTGGAAAACAAGCCGGGCGCCAACGGCATCATCGGCACTCACGACGTGGCCCGCAGCAAGCCCGATGGCTACACGCTGGTGGTGGTTGGCGTGTCCACCGCCGCCAGCGGCGTCAGCCTGTTCAAGGACCTTCCTTACAACCCGGCCAAGGACCTGGCGCCGATCGGAGCCGTCGCGGAAACGCCTTACCTGCTGGTGGGCTCGCCCAAGGTGCCGGGCGCCAACGTGGGCGAGCTGTTCGCCTATGGCCGCCAGCATCCCGGCAAGCTGACTTACGCCTATGGTTCGGGCAGCGCGCAGGTATTCGGCGCCAAACTGGCCGCGATGGGCGATATCAACGTCACGGCCGTGCCTTACCGCGGCGGTCCGCAAGCGTTGACCGACGTCATCGGCGGCACGGTGGACCTGACCTTCACCGATCTGGCGAATGGCTTGCAGCAGGCTCGCGCCGGCAAGGTCAAGACCTATGGCGTCAGCACACCCGAGCGCTTTGCGCTGGCGCCCGATATTCCGACCCTGAACGAAAGCGGCGCGCCGGGCTTCAACCTGACGGTCTGGTTCGGCCTGATGGGCCCGGCCAACCTGCCGCAGCCCGTGGTGGACCGCCTGGCGAAGTCGCTGGATCTGGCATTGGCCGACCGCGAACTGCAGGAAACCTATGCCCGCCAGGGACTCAGCGTGAAGACGCAAAGCCCCGCCGAGTTCGGCGCCTTCATCGGCGCCGAGATCGACAAGTGGGCCGCCATCGTCAAGGAAACCGGCATTCCGCCGCAATGA
- a CDS encoding amino acid synthesis family protein: MSLIEIRKRSLIIETTFHENGPAPARPLKLAASCAVIKNPYAGRYEPDLLPFMAELRGLGTLLATELVDTLGRDNVEVYSKAAIVGLDGEMEHGAVWHEAGGWAMRTVLGEPKAMVPAVKAVAVAGYRIMVPVHYIHASYVRSHFNSIEIGIQDAPRANEILFALVMGTGGRVHSRLGGLTKEAVSVHDGQR; encoded by the coding sequence ATGTCGTTGATTGAAATCCGCAAACGCAGCCTGATCATCGAAACCACCTTCCACGAAAACGGCCCCGCCCCGGCCCGGCCGCTGAAGCTGGCCGCGTCCTGCGCCGTCATCAAGAACCCTTACGCCGGGCGCTACGAGCCCGATCTGCTGCCCTTCATGGCTGAACTGCGCGGGTTGGGCACCTTGCTGGCCACGGAGCTGGTGGACACGCTGGGCAGGGACAACGTCGAGGTCTACAGCAAGGCCGCCATCGTCGGCCTGGACGGCGAAATGGAGCATGGCGCTGTCTGGCATGAGGCCGGCGGCTGGGCGATGCGCACCGTGCTGGGCGAACCCAAGGCCATGGTGCCGGCGGTGAAGGCGGTGGCCGTGGCCGGCTACCGGATCATGGTCCCGGTCCATTACATCCACGCGTCCTATGTGCGCAGCCACTTCAACAGCATCGAGATCGGCATCCAGGATGCGCCGCGCGCCAACGAGATCCTGTTCGCGCTGGTGATGGGAACCGGCGGCCGGGTGCATTCCCGGCTGGGCGGGCTGACGAAGGAAGCCGTGTCGGTGCATGACGGACAGCGCTGA
- a CDS encoding MBL fold metallo-hydrolase: MATLSLSSGTTIDEIADRIYRISTPVEIPGGGFSFNQYLINDDAPLLFHTGLRKLFPVVSAAVARILPIDRLRYVGFSHFEADECGALNEFLAAAPHAEPLCGRVAAMVSVGDFADRPPRAMDDDEIIPLGQHRVRWLDTPHLPHAWECGFLMETESATLLCGDLFTQGGSHNAALTECDILEPSEAFRRQMDYFSHTRNARAMLERLAALQPATLACMHGSAWRGDGAALLRALADSVERDQALQ, translated from the coding sequence ATGGCGACTCTATCCCTTTCTAGCGGCACCACAATCGACGAGATCGCGGACCGCATTTATCGCATCTCCACGCCAGTCGAGATCCCTGGCGGCGGATTCTCCTTCAACCAGTATCTGATCAACGACGACGCGCCGCTGTTGTTTCATACCGGTTTGCGCAAGCTGTTTCCCGTCGTCAGTGCGGCGGTAGCGCGGATCTTGCCCATCGATCGATTGCGCTATGTCGGCTTTTCGCACTTCGAGGCCGATGAGTGCGGCGCACTCAATGAATTCCTCGCCGCCGCTCCGCACGCGGAGCCCCTTTGTGGCCGGGTCGCGGCCATGGTCTCGGTGGGTGATTTCGCCGACCGGCCGCCACGCGCAATGGATGATGACGAGATCATCCCGCTCGGGCAGCATCGCGTGCGCTGGCTTGATACGCCGCATCTGCCGCACGCATGGGAATGCGGGTTCCTCATGGAGACCGAATCGGCAACACTGCTATGCGGCGACTTGTTTACCCAAGGCGGCTCGCATAACGCAGCGCTTACCGAATGCGACATCCTTGAGCCGAGCGAGGCTTTCCGCCGCCAGATGGACTACTTCTCGCACACCAGGAACGCCCGCGCCATGCTGGAACGCCTTGCTGCATTGCAGCCGGCAACGCTTGCCTGCATGCACGGCAGCGCGTGGCGCGGCGATGGCGCGGCCCTGTTGCGCGCGCTCGCCGACAGCGTTGAACGTGACCAGGCTCTGCAATGA
- a CDS encoding LysR substrate-binding domain-containing protein, which produces MNPRRLTPSMSLLLAFEASARHLSFTRAATELALTQSAVSRQVQALEDLLEVPLFRREKRRILLTEAGMGYQKELAAALHRIRSASLQAISHRTGRGAFHLAALPTFTAKWLMPRLNRFYARHPGILVHLHSRVTRFDLDLAGIDAVIAVGDGDWPGLVPHRLMDEYVIPVISPELAASHPTRKPADLAQHMLLQVAARPAVWQRWFEAHGLPVRTMRWGAQFELTTHLIQAVASGIGIGLLPTFLVEDELRQGVLVPAIDEEFSTGAGYFFLAPPDKLATPAVAAFRDWLLEESAALDAPAGD; this is translated from the coding sequence ATGAACCCGCGTCGCCTGACTCCTTCCATGTCCTTGCTGCTGGCCTTTGAAGCCAGCGCCCGCCACCTGAGCTTCACGCGGGCGGCGACCGAACTGGCGCTGACCCAAAGCGCCGTCAGCCGGCAGGTCCAGGCACTGGAGGATCTGCTGGAAGTGCCGCTGTTCCGGCGCGAGAAGCGGCGCATCCTGCTGACCGAAGCCGGCATGGGTTATCAGAAGGAACTGGCGGCGGCCCTGCACCGCATTCGCAGTGCGTCCCTGCAGGCGATCTCGCACCGCACCGGCCGCGGCGCCTTCCACCTGGCCGCGCTGCCCACCTTCACCGCGAAGTGGCTGATGCCCCGGCTGAACCGCTTCTATGCGCGCCATCCCGGCATCCTGGTCCACCTGCATTCGCGGGTGACGCGCTTTGATCTGGATCTGGCGGGCATCGACGCCGTGATCGCCGTGGGCGACGGCGACTGGCCGGGGCTGGTTCCGCATCGGCTGATGGACGAGTACGTCATCCCCGTGATCAGCCCGGAACTGGCGGCCAGCCACCCGACCCGCAAGCCCGCCGACCTGGCCCAGCACATGCTGCTGCAAGTGGCCGCGCGTCCGGCTGTCTGGCAGCGCTGGTTCGAGGCGCACGGACTGCCCGTGCGCACGATGCGCTGGGGCGCTCAGTTTGAACTGACCACGCATCTGATCCAGGCCGTGGCGTCGGGCATCGGCATCGGCTTGCTGCCTACTTTCCTGGTGGAAGACGAACTGCGGCAGGGCGTGCTGGTGCCCGCCATCGACGAGGAATTCAGCACGGGCGCGGGGTATTTTTTCCTGGCCCCTCCGGACAAGCTGGCCACGCCGGCGGTTGCCGCCTTCAGGGACTGGCTGCTGGAAGAGAGCGCGGCGCTCGATGCGCCGGCCGGCGATTGA